The proteins below are encoded in one region of Glandiceps talaboti chromosome 17, keGlaTala1.1, whole genome shotgun sequence:
- the LOC144448553 gene encoding failed axon connections homolog, whose product MESVLWIVGTVVVAALLYIGIRGIFSERKKTEYPRGTVILHQVGRGRYAPNMSPFPIKLETYLRFAKIPYVTIHSMKMSPKGKTPWIEFNGEVKSDSNFIIEFLNDTFQVDLNHHLSPSERAMARAFQKMAEENLYWTTAYSRWMDSRSTILTLLPQIPVVIWLVQKLARSSVKKAMYGHGLGRHSEDEIYSIAKKDIRALSVFLGDKKFLFGEEPCEEDCAIFGQLSQIVWQLSGSPQEILVKGDCKNLEDYCQRMKERFWPDWEQCIMGDQKLKNFVNVPESDPTMWKVK is encoded by the exons ATGGAGTCAGTGCTGTGGATCGTAGGGACTGTCGTTGTAGCCGCTCTGTTGTATATTGGAATCCGTGGGATATTTTCTGAGAG GAAGAAGACGGAGTATCCCCGGGGCACGGTGATATTACACCAGGTTGGTCGAGGTAGATATGCACCAAATATGTCACCTTTTCCTATCAAATTGGAAACGTATCTGAGATTCGCTAAAATTCCTTATGTG acaatacaTAGTATGAAGATGTCTCCCAAAGGAAAAACTCCATGGATTGAATTCAATGGGGAAGTCAAAAGTGACTCCAATTTTATAATCGAGTTTTTAAATGACACCTTCCAGGTGGATCTCAATCATCATTTGAGTCCTTCCGAAAGAGCAATGGCCAGGGCATTTCAGAAAATGGCAGAGGAAAATCTCTATTG GACCACTGCATACTCTCGATGGATGGATTCTCGTTCAACTATATTAACACTACTTCCACAGATTCCAGTTGTGATTTGGTTGGTACAAAAGCTTGCAAGGAGTAGTGTAAAGAAAGCAATGTATGGGCACGGTCTCGGTCGTCATAGTGAAGATGAAATTTATAGTATTGCTAAAAAGGACATCAGAGCGCTGTCTGTGTTTTTGG GTGACAAGAAGTTTCTGTTTGGTGAAGAACCATGTGAAGAAGATTGTGCCATATTTGGTCAACTTTCACAGATTGTTTGGCAACTGTCTGGTTCTCCTCAAGAAATACTCGTGAAAG GGGATTGTAAAAATCTTGAAGATTACTGCCAAAGAATGAAGGAAAGATTCTGGCCAGATTGGgagcaatgcatcatgggagaccAAAAACTAAAGAATTTCGTAAATGTTCCGGAATCTGACCCAACCATGTGGAAggtaaaataa
- the LOC144448566 gene encoding ras-like protein RAS2, whose amino-acid sequence MLRRRATYSPYQRELEQEQLRSVSWIDDFQFNIVLLGPKDVGKTTLTTAFTQGEYHHLDLDPNEFIYETNELVDNEMAPLRIMDTRTLEESNICLEDVATTLHIGEGFIIVYSITDRGSFEKAKMFQSLLHQVRKTKDVPIVLVGNKNDLKNKRRVSLAEGRELAFQIGCSFYEVSGLKGVDNVKKVFHDIVRQIRSVKDFKAMHVKKRRSRLRSTKIFLHRCFSCQGR is encoded by the exons ATGTTGCGTCGTAGAGCAACTTACAGTCCATATCAACGTGAACTGGAGCAGGAACAACTCCGTAGCGTATCGTGGATAGATGACTTCCAGTTCAATATTGTACTGTTGGGGCCCAAAGATGTTGGTAAAACGA CTCTGACAACTGCATTTACACAAGGGGAGTATCATCACTTGGATTTGGATCCGAACG AGTTCATCTACGAAACTAATGAATTGGTTGACAATGAAATGGCTCCGCTTAGAATAATGGATACCAGGACATTG GAGGAGAGTAATATCTGCTTAGAAGACGTAGCAACAACGTTGCACATTGGCGAAGGCTTTATCATCGTGTATTCTATCACTGATAGGGGAAGTTTTGAGAAGGCGAAGATGTTCCAAAGCCTTCTCCATCAAGTACGAAAAACGAAAGATGTTCCGATAGTCCTTGTAG GAAACAAAAACGATTTGAAAAATAAACGTCGTGTGAGTCTTGCAGAAGGAAGGGAGCTGGCATTCCAAATAGGTTGCTCTTTTTATGAGGTCTCTGGTCTTAAGGGTGTTGATAACGTCAAAAAAGTCTTCCATGATATAGTACGCCAAATAAG GTCGGTAAAGGACTTCAAGGCAATGCACGTGAAGAAGAGGCGATCTCGACTTCgatcaacaaaaatatttctaCACCGATGTTTTTCCTGTCAAGGACGATAA